From Deinococcus taeanensis, one genomic window encodes:
- a CDS encoding ArsR/SmtB family transcription factor, whose protein sequence is MLRLEGQEALAVLKALASETRLLLLSQLSQKVMNVSELAEALNLPHSTVNFNLNHLHAAGLITFEYEPGTRGSQKLCSKRYDEVMFRLPGVDVQSNPDQVTVSMPIGNYTHIDAQPTCGLASETRIIGMLDNPRSMFEPDHVYAQILWFGRAGSVEYTFPNNLPFGARPDAVELSMEVCSEAPQFDPQWPSDITLLINGHEVGTYTSPGDFGGQRTHLTPAWWSDDQTTHGLLKRWSVTRDGAFIDGERLSDLTVEALGLQTRPQIKVRLEVRADARNCGGLTLFGRKFGHYEQDLVMRTTYDFGDQAAEAGDDGHSVST, encoded by the coding sequence GTGCTGAGGTTGGAAGGACAGGAGGCGCTCGCCGTGCTTAAGGCGCTCGCCAGTGAGACGCGGCTGCTGCTGCTCAGCCAGCTGTCCCAGAAGGTCATGAATGTGTCTGAACTGGCCGAAGCGCTGAACCTGCCGCACTCGACAGTGAATTTCAATCTGAACCACCTGCATGCCGCGGGGTTGATCACGTTCGAGTACGAGCCCGGGACGCGCGGTTCCCAGAAACTTTGCTCAAAACGGTACGACGAGGTGATGTTCCGCCTGCCGGGCGTGGACGTGCAGTCCAACCCGGACCAGGTCACCGTGTCCATGCCCATCGGGAACTACACCCACATCGACGCGCAGCCGACCTGCGGCCTGGCCTCCGAGACGCGCATCATCGGGATGCTGGACAATCCGCGCAGCATGTTCGAGCCGGACCACGTGTACGCGCAGATTCTGTGGTTCGGCCGGGCAGGCTCGGTGGAGTACACCTTCCCGAACAACCTGCCGTTCGGTGCCCGCCCAGACGCCGTGGAACTCAGTATGGAGGTGTGTTCGGAAGCGCCTCAGTTCGACCCGCAGTGGCCGTCGGACATCACGCTGCTGATCAACGGCCACGAGGTCGGCACGTACACCAGCCCCGGCGATTTCGGCGGTCAGCGGACGCACCTCACGCCTGCCTGGTGGAGCGATGATCAGACGACGCACGGGCTGCTCAAACGCTGGAGTGTCACGCGGGACGGGGCGTTCATCGACGGTGAGCGTCTGTCGGATCTCACGGTGGAGGCCCTGGGGCTGCAGACCCGTCCGCAGATCAAGGTGAGACTGGAGGTTCGCGCAGACGCCCGGAACTGCGGGGGGCTGACCCTGTTCGGCCGGAAGTTCGGGCATTATGAGCAGGATCTCGTGATGCGGACCACCTACGACTTCGGCGACCAGGCCGCTGAAGCCGGAGACGACGGGCACAGCGTCTCCACCTGA
- the guaD gene encoding guanine deaminase, translating into MTSPTLYRATFLHTPVSPFTYEDALRAEEDGGLLVQGGVITARGPYSDLRAAHPDVPVTDLRGGLLLPGFVDTHVHYPQVRVIGGLGLPLLDWLDQCALPEEARMADAAYARGVARDFIRGLLGAGTTTALVFGSHFAGAVHEFFEEAQTAGLRAVTGLVVSDRLLREELHTTPERAYAEGKALIQRWHGQGRALYAVTPRFSLSASEGILEACAALMRDFPGLRFTSHINENTREIQVVRELFPGARDYLETYEQAGLIGRHSVLAHNVHPSDRELGVMADARCTAAHCPCSNAALGSGFFPLRRHLHAGVHVALGSDVGGGTGFSLLKEGLQAHFLQNLMGERGVPLRPAHLLYLATQAGAHALDLPHVGAFEPGQQFDAVHLSPHAGTPLDAVFRHASSAERALAAAFATGTPADVARVWIAGDAVHTRA; encoded by the coding sequence ATGACTTCCCCCACCCTGTACCGCGCCACGTTCCTCCACACGCCTGTCAGTCCCTTCACGTACGAGGACGCCCTGCGCGCCGAGGAGGACGGCGGGCTGCTCGTGCAGGGGGGCGTGATCACCGCGCGCGGTCCGTACAGCGACCTGCGCGCCGCGCACCCGGACGTTCCTGTGACGGACCTGCGCGGCGGGCTGCTGCTCCCCGGTTTCGTCGACACGCACGTGCACTATCCGCAGGTCCGTGTGATCGGGGGGCTGGGCCTGCCCCTGCTGGACTGGCTGGACCAGTGCGCGCTGCCGGAAGAGGCCCGCATGGCGGACGCCGCGTACGCCCGCGGCGTGGCCCGCGACTTCATCCGCGGCCTGCTGGGCGCCGGCACCACCACCGCCCTGGTGTTCGGCTCGCACTTCGCGGGCGCGGTGCACGAATTCTTCGAGGAGGCCCAGACGGCCGGCCTGCGCGCCGTGACGGGACTGGTGGTCAGTGACCGCCTGCTGCGCGAGGAGTTGCACACCACCCCGGAGCGCGCCTACGCGGAAGGCAAGGCCCTGATTCAGCGCTGGCACGGGCAGGGCCGCGCGCTGTACGCCGTGACGCCGCGCTTCAGCCTGTCGGCCTCCGAAGGCATCCTGGAGGCCTGCGCCGCCCTGATGCGGGACTTTCCCGGGCTGCGCTTCACGAGCCACATCAACGAGAACACCCGCGAGATTCAGGTGGTGCGGGAGCTGTTCCCCGGCGCGCGAGATTACCTCGAGACGTACGAGCAGGCGGGGCTGATCGGCCGGCATTCGGTTCTGGCGCACAACGTGCACCCCAGCGACCGTGAACTGGGCGTGATGGCCGACGCGCGCTGCACGGCCGCGCACTGCCCGTGCAGCAACGCGGCGCTGGGAAGCGGCTTTTTCCCGCTGCGCCGCCACCTGCACGCGGGCGTGCACGTCGCGCTCGGCAGTGACGTGGGCGGCGGCACCGGCTTTTCGCTGCTCAAGGAGGGCCTGCAGGCGCACTTCCTGCAGAATCTCATGGGCGAGCGCGGTGTGCCGCTGCGCCCGGCACACCTGCTGTATCTCGCCACGCAGGCCGGCGCCCACGCCCTGGACCTCCCGCACGTCGGGGCCTTTGAACCCGGGCAGCAGTTTGACGCCGTGCACCTGTCCCCCCACGCGGGGACGCCGCTGGACGCCGTGTTCCGGCACGCCAGCAGCGCCGAGCGGGCGCTGGCGGCCGCGTTCGCCACCGGGACGCCTGCCGATGTGGCGCGCGTCTGGATTGCCGGGGACGCCGTGCACACCCGCGCGTAA
- the xdhC gene encoding xanthine dehydrogenase accessory protein XdhC: MDARALTPGPPWLAALNALHARGEAAVLVTLVGVRGHAPREAGAKMLVSARGTWDSVGGGNLEATAVDRARQLLTGGAAGPELLTLRLTDRAPNEYGRQCCGGEVTLLLDVVLAPRAHVALFGLGHVGLELARLLARHPLTLHLVDSRAAQLHPDRLACLADAVAHVQPHHAPIPEQVLADLPPGTHLLVFTHDHAEDAAILDAALRRADLGHLGLIGSAAKWARFQAQLRDLGHPPGALARVTTPIGLPELMTGPHRKHPAVIALSVAAQLLPLLDPAPAATSPERTP; the protein is encoded by the coding sequence ATGGACGCGCGCGCCCTGACGCCCGGCCCGCCCTGGCTGGCCGCCCTGAACGCCCTGCATGCCCGCGGCGAGGCCGCCGTGCTGGTGACGCTGGTCGGTGTCCGTGGGCACGCGCCGCGCGAGGCCGGCGCCAAAATGCTGGTGAGCGCCCGGGGCACCTGGGACTCGGTGGGCGGCGGCAATCTCGAAGCCACTGCCGTGGACCGCGCCCGGCAGCTTCTCACGGGCGGCGCCGCCGGGCCGGAACTCCTCACGCTGCGCCTCACGGACCGCGCCCCGAACGAGTACGGCCGGCAGTGCTGCGGCGGTGAGGTCACCCTGCTGCTCGACGTCGTCCTGGCGCCGCGCGCGCACGTGGCGCTGTTCGGGCTGGGGCATGTGGGCCTGGAACTCGCGCGCCTGCTGGCCCGCCACCCACTGACGCTGCACCTGGTTGACTCCCGCGCCGCGCAACTTCACCCGGACCGGCTCGCGTGCCTGGCCGACGCCGTCGCGCACGTCCAGCCGCACCACGCGCCCATTCCGGAACAGGTGCTGGCGGACCTGCCACCCGGCACGCACCTGCTGGTGTTCACCCACGACCACGCGGAAGACGCCGCTATTCTTGACGCGGCGCTGCGCCGCGCCGACCTGGGTCACCTGGGCCTGATCGGCTCCGCCGCCAAATGGGCCCGGTTTCAGGCGCAGCTGCGTGACCTGGGCCACCCGCCCGGCGCCCTGGCCCGCGTGACCACCCCCATCGGCCTGCCGGAGCTGATGACCGGCCCGCACCGCAAGCACCCCGCCGTTATCGCCCTGAGCGTCGCGGCGCAGCTTCTGCCCCTGCTCGACCCGGCTCCGGCCGCCACCTCCCCCGAAAGGACCCCATGA
- the xdhB gene encoding xanthine dehydrogenase molybdopterin binding subunit, translating to MSLHDRPEGSVVGEALPHESAALHVTGQALYTDDLGVRLSGLLHAWPVQAPHAHARVLGIDPAAALLVPGVARVLTAADVPGVNDAGVKGDEPLFPSEVMYHGHAVCWVLADTEDAARQGAAAVQVTYEPLPSLITVREAIEAQAFQGAQSTLRRGDVRVGFAQAAHVFEGEFELGGQEHFYLETNAALAHVDEAGQVFIQASTQHPTETQDITAHVLGVAAHTVTVQCLRMGGGFGGKEMQPHGFAAIAALGATLTGRPVRLRLNRTLDMTLTGKRHPFHATWKAGFDTEGRFTALQVTLTSDGGWSLDLSEPVMARALCHIDNAYFIPHVEAHGRIARTNKTSQTAFRGFGGPQGMLVTEDLLARVAPQLGLDASELRRRNFYQPGECTPYGQPVRHAERLHALWTQLLRSSDFHARQAGVTAFNAANPHVKRGLSVTPVKFGISFNFTAYNQAGALVHVYKDGSVLVNHGGTEMGQGLHTKMLQVAATALGVPPGRVRLAPTRTDKVPNTSATAASSGADLNGGAVKDACDQIRARLSEVAAGRLGVHPDDVRFQAGQVFPLGHPERGVTFEELVHDAYHRRTQLWAAGYYRTPGLHWDRVAMQGEPFKYFSYGASVTEVEVDGFTGAYRVRRADLLHDVGDSLSPLIDLGQVEGGYLQGVGWLTLEELRWDDSSGPGRGRLLTQAASTYKLPSFSELPGVFNVTLLEQATETGVVYGSKAVGEPPLMLAISAREALREACAAFGPPGHVVLLASPATPEAVYWALDHARAAHPAKELSHD from the coding sequence GTGAGCCTGCATGACCGCCCTGAGGGAAGCGTGGTGGGGGAGGCCCTGCCGCATGAGAGCGCGGCCCTGCACGTGACCGGGCAGGCGCTGTACACCGATGATCTCGGCGTGCGCCTCAGTGGCCTGCTGCACGCGTGGCCGGTGCAGGCGCCGCACGCCCACGCCCGGGTGCTGGGGATCGACCCGGCCGCGGCGCTGCTCGTGCCGGGTGTGGCACGGGTGCTGACTGCTGCGGACGTGCCGGGCGTGAATGACGCCGGGGTGAAGGGCGACGAGCCGCTGTTTCCCAGCGAGGTGATGTACCACGGTCACGCGGTGTGCTGGGTGCTGGCCGACACCGAGGACGCCGCCCGGCAGGGCGCCGCCGCTGTGCAGGTCACGTACGAGCCGCTGCCGTCCCTGATCACCGTGCGCGAGGCCATCGAGGCCCAGGCTTTCCAGGGCGCGCAGTCCACCCTGCGCCGTGGGGACGTGCGGGTCGGCTTTGCGCAGGCCGCGCACGTGTTTGAGGGTGAATTCGAGCTGGGCGGCCAGGAGCACTTCTACCTGGAAACCAACGCCGCGCTCGCCCACGTGGATGAGGCCGGGCAGGTGTTTATTCAGGCCAGCACCCAGCACCCGACTGAAACGCAGGACATCACCGCGCACGTGCTGGGGGTCGCGGCGCACACCGTCACCGTGCAGTGCCTGCGCATGGGCGGCGGGTTCGGTGGCAAAGAGATGCAGCCGCACGGGTTTGCCGCCATCGCCGCGCTCGGCGCGACCCTGACGGGCCGGCCGGTGAGGCTGCGCCTGAACCGCACGCTGGATATGACCCTGACCGGCAAACGCCACCCCTTCCACGCCACGTGGAAGGCCGGGTTCGACACGGAGGGCCGGTTCACGGCGCTGCAGGTGACCCTTACGAGTGACGGCGGCTGGAGCCTGGACCTGTCCGAACCGGTCATGGCGCGCGCCCTGTGCCACATCGACAATGCGTACTTTATTCCGCATGTGGAAGCGCATGGCCGCATCGCCCGGACGAACAAGACGTCCCAGACTGCCTTCCGGGGGTTCGGCGGCCCGCAGGGCATGCTGGTCACCGAGGACCTCCTTGCCCGTGTGGCCCCGCAACTCGGTCTGGACGCCAGCGAGCTCCGGCGACGGAACTTCTACCAGCCCGGGGAATGCACCCCGTACGGACAGCCGGTGCGGCACGCCGAACGGCTGCACGCCCTGTGGACTCAGCTGCTGCGCAGCAGTGACTTTCACGCCCGCCAGGCCGGAGTGACGGCGTTCAACGCCGCGAACCCGCACGTGAAACGCGGACTGAGCGTCACCCCGGTCAAGTTCGGCATCTCCTTCAACTTCACGGCGTACAACCAGGCGGGCGCCCTTGTGCACGTGTACAAGGACGGGTCGGTTCTGGTGAACCACGGCGGCACCGAGATGGGCCAGGGCCTGCACACCAAGATGCTGCAGGTGGCCGCCACCGCCCTGGGCGTCCCGCCTGGCCGCGTGCGGCTGGCCCCTACCCGCACGGACAAGGTGCCGAACACCAGCGCCACCGCCGCCAGCAGCGGCGCGGACCTGAACGGCGGCGCCGTGAAGGACGCCTGCGACCAGATTCGCGCGCGCCTTTCCGAGGTGGCGGCCGGCCGGCTTGGCGTGCATCCGGACGACGTGCGCTTCCAGGCGGGGCAGGTGTTCCCCCTCGGGCACCCTGAGCGCGGGGTCACCTTCGAGGAACTCGTGCATGATGCCTACCACCGCCGCACGCAGTTGTGGGCCGCCGGGTACTACCGCACGCCGGGCCTGCACTGGGACCGCGTGGCGATGCAGGGTGAACCGTTCAAGTACTTCAGTTACGGCGCGTCGGTCACGGAGGTGGAGGTGGACGGCTTCACCGGCGCGTACCGCGTGCGCCGCGCTGACCTGCTGCACGACGTGGGTGACAGCCTCTCCCCACTGATCGACCTGGGGCAGGTTGAAGGCGGGTACCTGCAGGGCGTCGGGTGGCTGACCCTGGAGGAACTCCGCTGGGACGACTCCAGCGGTCCCGGACGGGGCCGGCTGCTCACGCAGGCGGCCAGCACGTACAAACTTCCGTCCTTTTCCGAACTGCCCGGGGTGTTCAACGTGACGCTGCTCGAGCAGGCCACCGAGACGGGCGTGGTGTATGGCAGCAAAGCCGTGGGCGAACCGCCCCTGATGCTCGCCATCTCTGCCCGTGAGGCGCTGCGTGAGGCGTGCGCCGCGTTCGGCCCGCCCGGGCACGTGGTGCTTCTCGCCTCACCCGCCACCCCCGAAGCCGTGTACTGGGCGCTGGACCACGCCCGCGCCGCCCACCCCGCCAAGGAACTGAGCCATGACTGA